The Vibrio astriarenae genome contains a region encoding:
- the ascB gene encoding 6-phospho-beta-glucosidase — translation MTDSQFPANFLWGGAIAANQAEGAHLAEGKGLTTVDMIPHGANRMPIKLGLVDKVALDDNEFYPSHDAIDFYHNYKDDIALLAEMGFKVFRLSIAWSRLYPNGDEEEPNQQGIDFYTKVFEECQKHGIEPLVTLCHFDVPMHLVEKYGSWRNRKLITFFERYARTCFNAFDGLVKYWLTFNEINILLHSPFSGAGLLFQPGENRDQVKYQAAHHELVASALVTRIAHEINPQNKVGCMLAGGNFYPYSCKPEDVFTAMEKDRENLFFIDVQSRGYYPSYAKKVFKDKGVELDIHDGDLDILKNTVDFVSFSYYASRCASAEMNSGNTSEANVVKSIKNPHLPASDWGWVIDPLGLRITMNTLYDRYQKPLFLVENGLGAMDEFDSEGQINDDYRINYLREHIKAMKQAIDDGVPLLGFTPWGCIDLVSASTGEMSKRYGFIHVDRNDKGHGTLARTRKKSFYWYQKVIASNGTDLD, via the coding sequence ATGACTGATAGTCAATTCCCAGCCAATTTTTTATGGGGCGGTGCGATTGCGGCGAACCAAGCTGAAGGCGCACATTTAGCAGAAGGTAAAGGTCTGACAACCGTAGACATGATTCCTCATGGTGCCAACCGTATGCCAATTAAGCTTGGCTTAGTTGACAAGGTTGCACTGGATGACAATGAGTTTTATCCGAGCCACGATGCCATCGATTTTTACCATAACTATAAAGATGATATCGCTCTTTTGGCCGAGATGGGGTTTAAAGTGTTTAGACTGTCCATCGCCTGGAGCCGTTTATATCCAAACGGAGATGAAGAAGAGCCGAATCAGCAAGGGATAGATTTCTATACGAAGGTTTTTGAAGAGTGCCAAAAGCACGGTATAGAACCACTAGTGACGCTATGCCATTTTGATGTACCAATGCACTTGGTCGAAAAATATGGTTCTTGGCGGAATCGAAAATTGATTACCTTTTTCGAACGCTACGCCCGAACTTGCTTTAACGCGTTTGACGGGTTGGTTAAGTATTGGCTTACCTTTAATGAAATCAACATACTTTTACATAGTCCGTTTTCTGGTGCGGGTTTGCTGTTCCAACCTGGAGAAAACAGAGACCAAGTCAAATATCAAGCAGCCCATCATGAGCTAGTTGCAAGTGCTCTGGTCACGCGCATTGCCCATGAGATTAACCCTCAAAACAAAGTAGGATGCATGTTGGCCGGTGGGAATTTCTATCCATATTCATGCAAACCCGAAGATGTGTTCACCGCTATGGAGAAAGATCGTGAAAATCTGTTTTTCATCGATGTTCAGTCTCGCGGTTATTACCCCTCTTATGCTAAGAAAGTATTTAAAGACAAGGGCGTTGAACTTGATATTCATGATGGAGACCTCGATATCCTGAAGAACACCGTTGATTTTGTCTCATTCAGTTACTACGCATCGCGCTGCGCCTCTGCGGAGATGAACAGTGGAAATACCAGTGAAGCCAATGTCGTCAAGTCAATAAAAAACCCTCACTTACCCGCCAGTGATTGGGGCTGGGTCATTGACCCACTGGGCCTAAGAATAACGATGAATACGCTGTATGACCGTTACCAAAAGCCGCTGTTTCTAGTTGAAAACGGTTTAGGGGCAATGGATGAGTTTGACTCAGAAGGCCAAATTAACGATGACTACCGCATCAACTATTTACGCGAACACATCAAAGCCATGAAGCAAGCGATTGACGATGGGGTGCCGTTGCTAGGATTCACTCCCTGGGGTTGTATTGACCTTGTCTCTGCATCGACCGGAGAGATGAGTAAACGCTATGGCTTTATCCACGTCGATCGTAACGATAAAGGACATGGGACTTTAGCCCGCACACGAAAAAAATCTTTCTATTGGTACCAAAAAGTTATCGCAAGTAACGGTACTGATTTAGATTAA
- a CDS encoding PTS transporter subunit EIIC translates to MTKPVKRLSKDIVHALGGQPNIRQFTHCMTRLRVVLNDASKANYNRLKGLDGVIGVVSNGEQCQVIVGNNVSAVYREIEQYLARESDTNKEITSSSKPANYSFKSIPSKMLDALVATMSPLIPAIIGASMIKLLAMILQVIGILESTSPIFTLLNIIADSAFFFLPLLVAASAAVRFNTNVFMSIAIAGVLVHPSFIELIRSGVYGEKLLIDLASFNYAYSILPALVMTWVLSLIERTAERATPDIVKSFLKPMIIMLIAAPLAIFLIGPLTLWIGNNILSLVFIVHEQLGWLAVALLGALWPLIILTGMHRVLTPVIIQSIAQTGSESLILTAQIGANVGMGGACLAVAWMTKNRAMKQTSLTASASAILSGVSELALYGVLTRLKRPLIATMITGFIVGACAGFIGIESQSLAAPSLLTSVQFLDVNNPTSLGWVLGLVTLSIFISFSLTKILGFADIDEKKSSNTQQIEPDLSKSN, encoded by the coding sequence ATGACCAAGCCAGTAAAGAGACTTTCAAAAGATATTGTTCATGCTCTGGGGGGGCAACCAAATATTCGCCAGTTCACACACTGTATGACGCGGCTTAGAGTGGTACTCAATGATGCAAGTAAAGCAAATTACAACAGACTCAAGGGTCTTGATGGTGTCATTGGCGTCGTCAGCAATGGAGAGCAATGCCAAGTCATTGTAGGGAATAACGTGAGTGCGGTTTACCGCGAAATAGAGCAGTATTTGGCGAGGGAAAGTGACACAAATAAAGAGATAACCTCCTCCTCGAAACCAGCTAATTACTCGTTTAAGTCTATTCCATCAAAGATGCTTGATGCGCTAGTCGCCACCATGTCTCCGCTCATCCCAGCCATTATCGGCGCGTCAATGATCAAACTGCTCGCAATGATTCTGCAGGTTATCGGAATATTGGAGAGCACCTCGCCGATTTTCACATTACTCAATATCATCGCAGACTCTGCTTTCTTCTTTCTACCGCTTCTTGTCGCAGCTTCAGCAGCCGTTAGATTCAATACCAACGTCTTTATGTCCATTGCAATTGCAGGGGTCTTAGTTCACCCATCCTTTATTGAGTTGATTAGGAGCGGTGTGTATGGGGAAAAGCTACTCATTGATCTAGCCTCATTTAATTATGCCTACAGCATTCTTCCGGCGCTTGTAATGACTTGGGTACTTTCCTTAATCGAGCGCACTGCTGAGCGCGCCACTCCCGATATCGTCAAAAGCTTCTTGAAGCCGATGATAATCATGCTGATTGCTGCCCCATTAGCAATTTTCCTAATCGGCCCATTAACCTTATGGATTGGGAACAATATATTGAGCCTAGTTTTCATCGTACATGAGCAACTGGGGTGGCTTGCCGTCGCGCTTCTCGGTGCACTTTGGCCACTGATCATTCTTACTGGTATGCACCGAGTACTGACACCGGTCATTATTCAAAGCATTGCGCAAACAGGCAGCGAAAGCCTAATACTCACCGCGCAAATTGGCGCAAATGTCGGTATGGGAGGCGCCTGTCTCGCTGTTGCTTGGATGACAAAAAACAGAGCAATGAAGCAGACATCATTAACTGCGAGTGCATCCGCGATTTTATCTGGCGTTTCTGAACTCGCACTCTATGGGGTATTAACTCGTTTAAAACGTCCACTTATTGCCACCATGATAACTGGGTTCATCGTAGGGGCTTGTGCTGGATTTATTGGTATTGAAAGCCAGTCTTTAGCAGCACCAAGCCTGCTCACCAGTGTTCAATTTCTCGATGTTAACAACCCCACAAGTCTTGGGTGGGTGCTCGGTCTCGTTACACTATCAATATTTATCTCATTCTCTCTTACTAAGATCCTTGGGTTTGCAGATATCGACGAGAAAAAGAGCAGCAACACACAACAGATAGAACCAGACTTATCCAAATCCAACTAA
- a CDS encoding sensor domain-containing diguanylate cyclase, with product MPTSAFTDKFYQTLLESTLAIPWKINWETKQFDYIGPQIEEVLGWAPESWVSVQDWIDRMHPEDRQKTVNYCLKLSNDGVDHEADYRALTKSGDYVWIRDVVHVIREADKTISIIGFMFDISARKKLELELIELNQLNESLLREDSLTEIANRTAFDERMAMEFSRAKRNYSPLSVLFFDIDYFKKYNDRHGHQQGDACLKQVAKTLSSAFTRPADLVCRLGGEEFIALLPDTDNATAMLLAETARLAVEEQGIEHTESDISQVVTCSVGVTTMSSSHCFRSISSLIEEADKNMYLAKKAGRNQVYPEPSMFRFENSKFSIKQGITRQQR from the coding sequence ATGCCGACATCCGCCTTTACGGACAAATTTTATCAGACACTCCTCGAATCTACGCTTGCTATACCTTGGAAGATCAATTGGGAAACAAAACAATTTGATTATATTGGCCCCCAGATAGAAGAGGTGTTGGGCTGGGCACCCGAAAGTTGGGTATCAGTACAAGATTGGATTGATCGCATGCACCCAGAAGATCGCCAGAAAACGGTGAACTATTGTTTAAAACTCTCAAATGATGGTGTAGATCATGAAGCAGACTATCGAGCGCTGACAAAATCTGGTGATTATGTCTGGATTCGAGATGTTGTCCATGTCATTCGTGAAGCAGATAAAACCATATCCATTATCGGATTTATGTTCGATATTTCTGCCCGAAAGAAATTGGAACTGGAGTTGATTGAGCTTAACCAGCTCAATGAGAGCCTACTGCGTGAGGATAGCCTGACTGAAATTGCCAACCGAACGGCATTTGATGAAAGGATGGCCATGGAGTTTTCCCGAGCAAAGCGCAACTACTCACCTCTGTCCGTACTCTTCTTTGATATCGACTACTTTAAAAAATATAACGATCGCCACGGGCATCAACAGGGCGATGCTTGTTTAAAGCAAGTTGCAAAAACCTTATCCAGCGCTTTCACACGCCCAGCCGACTTAGTTTGCCGCCTTGGTGGTGAGGAGTTCATCGCGCTATTACCTGATACAGATAACGCAACGGCAATGCTGTTAGCAGAAACCGCTCGCTTAGCCGTTGAAGAGCAAGGTATTGAGCATACTGAGTCAGATATTTCGCAGGTGGTGACCTGTAGCGTAGGCGTTACGACAATGAGTTCAAGTCACTGCTTTCGTTCTATCTCATCGCTGATAGAAGAAGCGGATAAAAACATGTATCTGGCCAAAAAAGCAGGACGAAACCAAGTTTATCCAGAGCCCAGCATGTTTAGATTTGAAAACAGTAAATTCAGCATCAAACAAGGTATCACTCGCCAGCAACGTTAA
- a CDS encoding 3D domain-containing protein: protein MPFALFIAILFFSYSCHVIAHQERSLKVTASAYTSTVGETDSTPNIGAWGDRLKPGMKSIAVSRDLIALGLTHNQEVRIEGFEGTYRVLDKMNKRWTRKIDIYMGNDRESAIQWGKRTVTIYWNE from the coding sequence ATGCCCTTCGCCTTGTTCATTGCCATTTTGTTCTTCAGTTATTCCTGTCATGTTATTGCCCATCAAGAGCGTTCGTTAAAAGTCACGGCAAGTGCCTATACATCCACTGTCGGAGAGACAGACTCTACACCCAATATTGGCGCATGGGGTGACAGGTTAAAACCTGGAATGAAATCCATCGCTGTCTCCCGTGACCTCATCGCTTTGGGTCTAACGCACAATCAGGAAGTGAGAATTGAAGGGTTTGAAGGCACCTATCGGGTTCTCGACAAGATGAACAAAAGGTGGACGAGGAAGATAGACATCTACATGGGAAATGACAGGGAAAGCGCCATTCAATGGGGCAAGCGCACTGTGACCATCTATTGGAATGAATAA
- a CDS encoding esterase/lipase family protein: MNITRTHLLSLALPLITLMGCTSAPVISSNQKPDSDVVVVVHGLGRSASSMHEMSDAFENAGYQTCVLEYSTFWTSIDTLFTETERQMSVCLETDKTVHFVGHSLGGLVIRYHLDNDRSLQKSNRLGRVVLIGTPNHGSDVADHYAQSFWSSWFGEVPSALVSDDHGIATQIGLPDYPFGVIAGTEKYTFTEHLLKKRTMVW; this comes from the coding sequence ATGAATATAACGCGTACACATCTGCTATCGCTAGCCCTTCCTCTCATCACTTTGATGGGTTGTACTTCGGCTCCAGTGATCAGCTCCAACCAAAAACCAGATTCTGATGTGGTCGTGGTTGTCCATGGTTTAGGGCGTAGTGCCAGTTCGATGCATGAGATGTCGGACGCTTTTGAAAATGCGGGCTATCAAACCTGTGTTCTTGAATACTCTACCTTTTGGACAAGCATCGATACACTGTTTACAGAAACAGAACGCCAAATGAGTGTATGTCTAGAGACAGACAAAACCGTTCATTTCGTGGGTCATTCTCTAGGGGGATTGGTGATTCGTTACCACTTAGATAATGATAGATCGCTACAAAAGTCCAACAGACTCGGTCGTGTTGTCTTAATCGGCACACCTAATCATGGCAGCGACGTCGCTGATCATTACGCTCAAAGCTTTTGGAGTAGTTGGTTTGGTGAAGTACCGAGTGCTTTAGTCAGTGATGACCATGGCATTGCGACTCAGATAGGGTTACCTGACTATCCATTTGGCGTGATCGCAGGAACAGAAAAATACACTTTTACTGAGCACCTTTTGAAAAAGAGAACGATGGTTTGGTGA
- a CDS encoding helix-turn-helix domain-containing protein, which produces MKSQLKFYSHQSKTLSDCGDVLDIDFSNQALGWEGVILEKGRSPHFYPDNVYTPYFYFALALDKELNWNIGSGENLTAIKAVADDIWINPPETPFTHDISEPCHFVILAIESRLFLDSCPLNIEKMNLQFLNNYNVSDPVIKGIMDLFILEVKAKGRNGLNYVNQLISLLANHYVQNYSNYLDLQKTLQAESKFDQNQMDKVDHYIDKHIAHPISVDDLADLLSCSKFYFLREFKKLMGITPYQYIIGKRLELAKQKLVNINANIAEISQQCGFNDQSHFTRAFKNQYGITPRQYIKQSND; this is translated from the coding sequence TTGAAATCACAACTAAAATTCTATAGTCATCAATCTAAAACACTGTCCGATTGTGGTGATGTCTTAGACATCGACTTTTCTAATCAAGCGCTAGGCTGGGAAGGGGTCATTTTAGAAAAAGGGCGTTCACCTCACTTCTATCCTGACAATGTTTACACCCCTTACTTCTACTTTGCGCTCGCTTTGGACAAAGAGCTGAATTGGAACATTGGTTCCGGAGAAAACTTAACAGCGATTAAGGCCGTCGCCGATGACATCTGGATTAATCCACCAGAGACCCCATTCACACACGATATCTCTGAGCCTTGCCATTTTGTGATACTTGCTATTGAGTCACGGTTATTTCTCGACAGCTGCCCACTCAACATTGAAAAAATGAATCTGCAATTTCTCAATAACTACAACGTCTCAGATCCCGTGATCAAAGGAATCATGGATTTGTTTATTTTGGAGGTGAAAGCGAAAGGTAGAAATGGATTAAACTACGTTAATCAGCTGATTTCACTGCTGGCCAACCACTACGTCCAAAATTACTCGAATTACCTAGATCTCCAGAAAACTCTGCAAGCAGAGTCAAAGTTCGACCAAAACCAAATGGATAAAGTCGACCACTATATCGATAAGCACATCGCCCACCCTATCTCAGTCGATGACCTTGCTGATTTATTGTCCTGCAGTAAGTTCTATTTTCTGCGAGAGTTCAAGAAGCTGATGGGGATTACTCCCTATCAGTACATCATTGGAAAACGGCTTGAGCTTGCAAAACAAAAGCTGGTCAACATCAATGCAAATATCGCCGAAATTAGCCAACAGTGTGGCTTCAATGACCAGTCCCACTTTACCCGTGCTTTTAAAAATCAATATGGCATTACACCTAGACAATACATAAAGCAATCCAACGATTAG
- a CDS encoding alpha/beta hydrolase encodes MTTQVHKSIKQAIQLDTRVGTLAADLYLPDGADNPPVVIVTGAWTTVKEQMPATYAKALAENGYAAVTFDFRGWGASKDVVQYLEDPARKTEDIRAVIEAVWNLEVVDGSRIAGLGVCASAGYMLDAVAGNDKIKAAAVVAPWLHDKAMATAIYGGEESAANLIAAANRAKESAEAVIIEAASTTNSDALMYQAPYYTEADRGLIPEYDNKFNVASWDGWLNYDALQSAKVQNKPVIMVASEDMALPVGAHAYLEGAGDNVGAVWLEGVSQFDFYDQPKPVADAVDVVVKHLEVNL; translated from the coding sequence ATGACCACTCAAGTACATAAAAGCATCAAGCAAGCAATACAACTGGACACTCGCGTTGGCACACTAGCCGCTGACCTTTATCTACCGGATGGTGCAGATAATCCACCTGTTGTCATTGTGACAGGTGCTTGGACGACAGTGAAAGAGCAGATGCCAGCCACCTATGCGAAAGCACTTGCAGAGAATGGCTATGCGGCTGTGACGTTTGACTTCAGAGGGTGGGGAGCATCAAAAGATGTGGTCCAATATTTGGAGGACCCGGCTCGAAAAACAGAGGATATTCGTGCAGTTATTGAGGCGGTATGGAATTTGGAGGTGGTCGATGGTTCGAGAATCGCTGGACTTGGCGTGTGTGCGTCTGCCGGTTACATGCTGGATGCAGTGGCGGGTAACGACAAGATTAAAGCAGCCGCCGTCGTAGCTCCCTGGTTGCATGACAAAGCGATGGCCACGGCGATTTATGGTGGCGAGGAGAGTGCTGCTAATCTAATCGCCGCGGCGAATCGAGCTAAGGAGAGTGCGGAGGCGGTGATTATAGAAGCGGCGAGTACCACAAACAGTGACGCTTTGATGTATCAGGCACCTTACTATACCGAAGCGGATCGTGGTTTGATCCCTGAATACGATAATAAATTCAACGTCGCTTCTTGGGATGGTTGGCTTAACTACGATGCGCTGCAAAGTGCGAAAGTGCAAAACAAGCCGGTTATCATGGTTGCGTCTGAAGATATGGCTTTGCCAGTCGGCGCTCATGCGTATCTTGAAGGTGCTGGTGACAACGTGGGGGCAGTGTGGCTAGAGGGGGTGTCTCAATTTGACTTTTACGACCAACCTAAACCCGTTGCGGATGCTGTCGATGTTGTAGTGAAGCACTTAGAGGTGAATCTTTAA
- a CDS encoding nuclear transport factor 2 family protein: MSKSIIKLIVSVALLATSLSILAAVMTQDEAKVRSNVQGFSALADQGAFEYLGRLFASEVTVDYTSLWGGEPATVSNVELMQQWAGFLPGFDTTFHELEAPMVTVQGSTATANVNFTARHWLGESGFWSVSGSYDFTLSKVGEDWVIEALKLNLEDETGSRDVLAEAPKFAVEKQNQREAKLLSY, translated from the coding sequence ATGTCAAAAAGCATAATTAAACTTATAGTCAGTGTGGCGCTACTCGCCACTTCACTCTCAATTCTGGCGGCAGTTATGACTCAAGATGAAGCAAAAGTACGGAGCAATGTTCAGGGATTCTCAGCGTTAGCCGACCAAGGGGCGTTTGAGTATTTAGGCCGCTTATTTGCTTCGGAAGTTACTGTTGATTACACATCACTTTGGGGTGGCGAGCCTGCAACAGTGTCAAATGTGGAACTGATGCAACAGTGGGCAGGCTTTCTGCCGGGCTTTGATACAACATTTCATGAGTTGGAAGCGCCTATGGTGACCGTACAGGGATCAACAGCTACCGCAAACGTTAACTTTACTGCTAGGCATTGGCTTGGTGAGTCTGGCTTTTGGTCAGTGTCCGGCTCTTATGACTTTACCTTATCTAAGGTGGGAGAGGATTGGGTTATAGAAGCCCTCAAGCTAAACTTGGAGGATGAAACTGGTAGTCGTGACGTGCTAGCGGAGGCGCCTAAGTTTGCCGTAGAAAAGCAAAATCAGCGTGAAGCGAAGCTCTTGTCCTATTGA
- a CDS encoding YceI family protein — translation MRQIIVASLFAFVYGSFSFSALAADSYQVDTDVSSVSFSTIKKQYIVEPAVITGLSGSLDENGKLSVSIPIKNIDTGVSIRNDRLGELFFNIATYPDVGVSAEVPMELMEGDTVIIQATIPASVTMYGKTQTLEFSLNLVRVGDVISVFSIKPVIVDSTLFGIPAESLTALSSTVGAIPISSSVAANVSLILKK, via the coding sequence ATGAGACAGATAATTGTCGCTTCATTATTCGCGTTCGTATATGGCAGCTTTTCTTTTAGTGCTCTAGCGGCTGACAGTTACCAAGTGGACACAGATGTTTCTAGCGTTAGTTTCTCTACTATTAAAAAGCAATATATCGTGGAACCAGCGGTCATAACGGGCCTATCCGGCTCACTTGATGAGAACGGCAAACTGAGTGTCTCGATACCAATAAAGAACATAGATACTGGTGTTTCAATTCGAAACGATAGGTTAGGAGAACTGTTTTTCAACATCGCTACTTATCCTGATGTTGGTGTTAGTGCAGAGGTGCCGATGGAGCTGATGGAAGGTGATACGGTAATCATACAAGCGACCATACCCGCATCGGTCACAATGTATGGGAAAACTCAAACACTAGAATTTTCATTAAACCTTGTGCGAGTTGGTGATGTCATCTCTGTCTTCAGCATAAAACCTGTCATCGTTGATAGCACTCTTTTCGGGATTCCTGCTGAGAGCCTAACCGCGCTCTCTAGTACGGTAGGTGCGATACCTATTTCTTCTTCCGTTGCTGCGAACGTGTCTTTGATACTTAAGAAATGA
- a CDS encoding glycosyltransferase gives MENISVVVINLNEEQQIGHLLEDLAQQTYQGFEVILVNLDSDDITCEIAKDYQDRLPELTLHKMEGRSVSIGRNTGASLAKYERILFLDADIRLSNDFLSRALNKLQNQQLEVAGIYMSAKKSPLAHKFGFGMCNLGFFATQYFFPTAVGACLFSTKTVHERVGGFDEAIVLCEDCDYVNRAAKTWRFRFLPLTFEFNSRKLEQNGHVKTGLTYLKANMRRFLFGEIRGNQMDYPCNHVKTPFQ, from the coding sequence ATGGAAAACATCAGTGTTGTTGTGATCAACCTAAACGAAGAACAACAAATCGGTCATCTGCTTGAGGACTTAGCCCAACAAACTTACCAAGGTTTTGAAGTCATTTTAGTCAACTTAGATAGTGACGATATCACCTGCGAAATCGCCAAAGACTACCAAGATAGGTTGCCTGAACTAACGCTGCACAAAATGGAAGGTCGTAGCGTGAGTATTGGCCGAAACACAGGTGCAAGTCTCGCTAAATATGAGCGCATTCTATTCCTAGACGCAGACATCCGCCTGTCTAACGACTTCCTAAGCCGCGCCCTAAACAAGCTACAAAACCAGCAGTTAGAGGTTGCTGGCATATACATGAGCGCTAAGAAGTCACCGTTAGCACATAAATTCGGCTTTGGTATGTGCAACCTTGGCTTCTTTGCAACTCAGTACTTCTTTCCCACCGCTGTTGGTGCATGCTTATTCTCGACAAAAACCGTACACGAACGAGTTGGTGGATTTGATGAGGCGATTGTGTTGTGTGAGGACTGTGACTACGTAAACCGAGCGGCTAAGACATGGCGATTTCGTTTTCTGCCTCTGACCTTCGAGTTTAATTCACGCAAGCTCGAGCAAAACGGGCATGTGAAAACTGGGCTCACCTACCTCAAAGCAAATATGCGTCGTTTCTTGTTTGGAGAAATTAGAGGTAACCAGATGGACTATCCATGCAATCACGTGAAAACTCCATTTCAATAA
- a CDS encoding GNAT family N-acetyltransferase: MSKVLNVFCKKDKIGLQIFNALKNKMRFKQVQKSDLATQKELLLVALWTPDNEPNHPPETLELPHIKEYFDGWGRKGDLGLLALNCFNEPMGLVQVRFKSSQTELYSDYPELALAVYPQFQGRGVASCLLSQVVDVLKGTCSGIRLGVHPQNTEAIALYEKFSFKTYDVAQSGYPQMVREY; encoded by the coding sequence GTGAGTAAGGTATTGAATGTATTCTGTAAAAAGGACAAGATTGGATTGCAAATTTTCAATGCGTTAAAGAACAAGATGAGATTTAAGCAAGTACAAAAGTCAGATTTAGCGACGCAAAAAGAACTGTTGCTCGTTGCTTTATGGACCCCAGATAATGAACCAAACCATCCGCCTGAGACTCTAGAGTTACCTCATATTAAAGAGTACTTTGATGGTTGGGGTAGAAAAGGGGACTTAGGCCTTTTGGCGTTGAACTGCTTTAACGAGCCCATGGGACTTGTCCAAGTTAGATTCAAATCAAGTCAAACAGAGCTTTATTCCGATTACCCTGAGCTAGCCTTAGCGGTGTATCCCCAGTTTCAAGGAAGAGGGGTTGCCTCTTGTTTACTTAGTCAAGTTGTTGATGTGCTCAAAGGAACTTGCAGTGGGATAAGGCTTGGCGTCCACCCTCAAAATACCGAAGCAATTGCACTGTATGAGAAATTCAGTTTTAAAACTTATGACGTGGCCCAAAGTGGCTACCCGCAGATGGTGAGAGAGTATTAG
- a CDS encoding helix-turn-helix domain-containing protein, with amino-acid sequence MSSPSAMNELQLSSTTHLTHVIEYCNELGIQWEEIAEQCFLPVDIENNREWVRSDNLLQFVAILERRVNRNIGLDIGRRATSSFQTFFRQNLVGITSIEEALKTLLKIMPKMNNHLSIWLEQIEGEYWLCHRKSRNPSSPGYAQIEWYNIFLFCTFLRAFYGHTWSPRKIKVMSIYHADAAYKYFPRSNIDFECDFSAIKVDDLTTTEGIHRVTTSGDIKQGITKLVTSYATLPWFTIEWFAKIMCTTPRTLQRYLRSQNLSFKQLKEQTRKECAIDLITNTSMPIHDIAWRSGYNDLSNFNRAFKAWTGESPSSFRATSKDSKAILDSLRC; translated from the coding sequence ATGTCTAGCCCCTCAGCCATGAATGAGCTCCAACTGAGTTCGACCACTCACCTAACTCATGTTATCGAGTACTGCAATGAGCTTGGTATTCAATGGGAAGAGATAGCGGAACAGTGCTTTCTACCTGTCGATATCGAAAACAATCGAGAATGGGTACGTTCTGACAACCTACTACAGTTTGTTGCGATTTTAGAGCGAAGAGTTAACCGAAATATTGGCTTAGACATTGGTCGACGAGCAACCTCAAGTTTCCAGACTTTTTTTAGGCAAAACCTTGTTGGGATTACAAGCATTGAGGAGGCTCTAAAGACATTACTGAAGATCATGCCAAAGATGAACAATCACCTGTCTATTTGGCTCGAGCAGATTGAAGGGGAATATTGGTTGTGCCACCGAAAAAGCCGAAATCCATCCAGCCCAGGGTATGCGCAAATCGAATGGTATAATATTTTCCTTTTCTGTACTTTTTTGCGCGCATTTTATGGACACACATGGTCGCCTCGAAAAATCAAGGTGATGAGCATCTATCATGCTGATGCTGCATACAAATATTTCCCAAGATCAAATATTGATTTTGAATGCGACTTCAGTGCCATTAAAGTTGATGATTTGACAACGACTGAAGGCATTCATAGAGTCACAACATCTGGGGATATTAAGCAAGGTATCACTAAATTGGTGACGAGTTATGCCACACTGCCTTGGTTTACTATTGAGTGGTTCGCAAAGATCATGTGTACCACACCACGCACTCTTCAGCGTTACTTGCGTTCACAGAACCTCTCATTCAAACAATTAAAAGAGCAAACAAGAAAAGAGTGCGCCATTGATCTCATCACAAACACGAGCATGCCTATCCACGATATCGCCTGGAGAAGCGGTTACAATGACCTTAGTAACTTCAACCGAGCGTTTAAAGCTTGGACAGGAGAGTCTCCGTCTAGTTTTAGGGCTACATCAAAGGATTCAAAGGCAATCCTTGATAGCTTGCGTTGCTAA
- a CDS encoding Dabb family protein, producing the protein MIRHILLIKFKNETLLEQIQELMDLFVAIPSKVEGVESVEWGKNNSPEGKNKDYTHSVFMTFVDEQGRQNYLPHPEHDALKAVFRPILEDIIVFDYAVV; encoded by the coding sequence ATGATAAGACACATTTTATTGATCAAATTTAAAAATGAAACGTTATTGGAGCAAATCCAAGAGTTGATGGATCTATTTGTTGCTATCCCAAGTAAAGTTGAAGGCGTTGAGTCTGTGGAATGGGGAAAAAACAATAGTCCTGAAGGAAAAAACAAGGATTATACTCACTCCGTTTTTATGACGTTTGTCGATGAGCAGGGCAGACAAAATTATTTGCCTCACCCCGAACACGACGCATTGAAAGCCGTGTTTAGGCCCATCTTAGAAGATATCATTGTGTTCGATTATGCGGTCGTATAG